A DNA window from Camelina sativa cultivar DH55 chromosome 13, Cs, whole genome shotgun sequence contains the following coding sequences:
- the LOC104738350 gene encoding probable fructokinase-5: MATPLIVSFGEMLIDFVPDTSGVSLAESTGFLKAPGGGPANVACAITKLGGKSFLMLEYYFGDDEFGNMLVNILKKNGVNSEGVCFDTNARTALAFVTLKKDGEREFMFYRNPSADTLLKESELNKDLIKQAKIFHYGSISLISEPCRTAHMAAMKTAKDAGVLLSYDPNVRLPLWPSTEAAIEVIKSIWNEADIIKVSDDEVTFLTRGDAEKDDVVLSLMHDKLKLLIVTDGEKGCRYYTKKFEGRVPGYAVKAVDTTGAGDSFVGSFLVSLGKDGSILDDEGKLKEALAFANACGAVCTTQKGAIPALPTPSDAQQLMTSISEL; encoded by the exons ATGGCTACTCCATTAATTGTTTCCTTTGGTGAAATGCTTATCGACTTTGTCCCTGACACTTCTGGTGTATCTTTAGCTGAATCCACAGGTTTTCTCAAAGCCCCTGGTGGTGGTCCGGCTAATGTTGCTTGTGCCATCACAAAACTCGGTGGCAAATCTTTTCTTATGTTAGAATATTAT tttggtgatgatgagtttggaAACATGTTGGTTAACATATTGAAAAAGAACGGTGTGAACAGTGAAGGTGTTTGCTTTGACACCAATGCAAGAACTGCACTGGCCTTTGTGACATTGAAAAAAGATGGTGAGAGAGAGTTCATGTTTTACAGGAACCCCAGTGCTGATACGCTCTTGAAAGAATCTGAACTCAACAAGGATCTTATCAAGCAAGCTAAGATTTTCCACTATGGTTCTATTAGTTTGATCTCTGAGCCATGTAGAACCGCTCACATGGCGGCTATGAAAACTGCAAAGGATGCTGGAGTTTTGCTCTCTTATGACCCGAATGTTAGGTTGCCTCTTTGGCCTTCCACCGAAGCTGCAATTGAGGTCATCAAGAGTATTTGGAATGAGGCTGATATTATCaag GTAAGTGATGATGAGGTAACGTTTCTCACACGTGGAGATGCAGAGAAGGATGATGTTGTTTTGTCTCTCATGCATGATAAGCTTAAGCTTCTTATTGTAACTGATGGAGAGAAAGGTTGCAGATACTACACAAAG AAATTTGAAGGGAGAGTGCCTGGATACGCTGTGAAAGCAGTTGATACAACTGGAGCTGGTGATTCTTTTGTTGGTTCATTTCTTGTCTCATTGGGAAAAGACGGTTCCATACTCGAT GATGAAGGGAAGCTGAAGGAAGCTCTAGCCTTTGCAAATGCATGTGGAGCCGTGTGTACAACTCAGAAAGGAGCTATTCCTGCACTTCCAACTCCATCGGATGCTCAGCAGCTCATGACATCTATTAGTGAATTGTAA
- the LOC109128373 gene encoding extensin-like yields the protein MSSNPAVKKTKKRKVAPNLSQRAGPSNQPPPVVRRPNPLPPQYNFTPTARIPSPFTPQEQQHFRNFPPPQTLFQNSANQVPDPPISTPEVQNNTAHMPEDHLLSPTQHSHGHSQQPSSPGNNYEPQLQDEPMQSLTALLMMPGREKFTTVLSPIQLEKTTW from the coding sequence ATGTCGTCGAATCCTGCtgttaagaaaaccaaaaagagaaaggttGCACCCAACCTTTCTCAGAGAGCCGGACCCTCTAACCAACCCCCACCCGTCGTTAGAAGACCCAACCCTCTTCCACCTCAGTACAATTTCACGCCAACGGCTCGAATTCCTTCCCCGTTCACGCCCCAAGAGCAACAACATTTCCGGAACTTCCCACCGCCACAGACGCTTTTCCAGAACTCAGCCAATCAAGTTCCTGATCCGCCCATTTCGACACCTGAGGTTCAGAACAATACTGCTCACATGCCAGAGGATCATCTGCTATCTCCAACGCAGCACTCTCATGGTCATAGTCAACAACCGTCTTCTCCCGGTAACAACTACGAGCCTCAACTCCAGGATGAGCCAATGCAATCTCTAACTGCCCTGCTAATGATGCCTGGCCGTGAGAAGTTTACGACTGTTCTCTCTCCCATACAGTTGGAGAAGACGACTTGGTAA
- the LOC104737025 gene encoding probable fructokinase-5, which translates to MATPLIVSFGEMLIDFVPDTSGVSLAESTGFLKAPGGAPANVACAITKLGGKSAFIGKFGDDEFGHMLVNILKKNGVNSEGVCFDTNARTALAFVTLKKDGEREFMFYRNPSADMLLTESELNKDLIKKAKIFHYGSISLISEPCRTAHMAAMKTAKDAGVLLSYDPNVRLPLWPSTEAAIEGIKSIWNEADIIKVSDNEVTFLTRGDAEKDDVVLSLMHDKLKLLIVTDGEKGCRYYTKKFKGRVPGYAVKAVDTTGAGDSFVGSFLVSLGKDGSILDDEGKLKEALAFANACGAVCTTQKGAIPALPTTSDAQQLMKSKSK; encoded by the exons ATGGCTACTCCATTAATTGTTTCCTTTGGTGAAATGCTTATCGACTTTGTCCCTGACACTTCTGGTGTATCTTTAGCTGAATCCACAGGTTTTCTCAAAGCCCCTGGTGGTGCTCCGGCTAATGTTGCTTGTGCCATCACAAAACTCGGTGGCAAATCTGCTTTCATCGGCAAG tttggtgatgatgagtttggaCATATGTTGGTTAACATATTGAAAAAGAACGGTGTGAACAGCGAAGGTGTTTGCTTTGACACCAATGCAAGAACCGCATTGGCCTTTGTGACATTGAAAAAAGATGGTGAGAGAGAGTTCATGTTTTACAGGAACCCCAGTGCTGATATGCTCTTAACAGAATCTGAACTCAACAAGGATCTTATCAAGAAAGCTAAGATTTTCCACTATGGTTCTATTAGTTTGATCTCTGAGCCATGTAGAACCGCTCACATGGCTGCTATGAAAACCGCAAAGGATGCTGGAGTTTTGCTCTCTTATGACCCGAATGTTCGGTTACCTCTTTGGCCTTCCACTGAAGCTGCAATTGAAGGCATCAAGAGTATTTGGAATGAGGCTGATATTATCaag GTAAGTGATAATGAGGTAACATTTCTCACACGTGGAGATGCAGAGAAGGATGATGTTGTTTTGTCTCTCATGCATGATAAGCTGAAGCTGCTTATTGTAACTGATGGAGAGAAAGGTTGCAGATACTACACAAAG AAATTCAAAGGGAGAGTGCCTGGATACGCTGTGAAAGCAGTTGATACAACTGGAGCTGGTGACTCTTTTGTTGGTTCATTTCTTGTCTCATTGGGAAAAGATGGCTCCATACTCGAT GATGAAGGGAAGCTGAAGGAAGCTCTTGCCTTTGCAAATGCATGTGGAGCTGTGTGTACAACTCAGAAAGGAGCTATTCCTGCACTTCCAACTACATCGGATGCTCAGCAGCTCATGAAATCTAAGTCCAAATAG
- the LOC104737026 gene encoding 22.0 kDa heat shock protein-like, whose protein sequence is MMKHLLSLFIGALLLGNIKTSEGSLSSALETTPGSLLFDLWMDRFPDPFKILERIPLELERDTSVALSPARVDWKETAEGHEIMLDVPGLKKDEVKIEVEENRVLWVSGERKREEEKKGDQWHRVERSYGKFWRQFKLPDNVDMESVKAKLENGVLTINLTKLSPDQVKGPRVVNIAAEEGQTAKISSSESKEL, encoded by the coding sequence ATGATGAAACACTTGCTAAGCCTCTTCATAGGAGCTTTGTTACTTGGAAACATCAAAACAAGTGAAGGGTCTTTGTCTTCTGCACTTGAAACTACTCCAGGAAGCTTACTATTCGATCTCTGGATGGATCGGTTTCCGGATCCGTTCAAGATCTTGGAGAGAATCCCATTAGAACTCGAGAGGGACACGAGCGTGGCTCTGTCCCCAGCGAGAGTGGACTGGAAAGAAACAGCAGAAGGGCATGAGATAATGCTCGATGTTCCTGGTTTGAAGAAGGATGAAGTGAAGATAGAAGTGGAGGAGAACAGAGTTTTGTGGGTGAGTggagagaggaaaagagaagaagagaagaaaggagacCAGTGGCATAGAGTGGAGAGATCATATGGTAAGTTCTGGAGACAGTTCAAGCTACCTGATAATGTGGATATGGAATCAGTCAAGGCTAAACTTGAGAACGGTGTGCTCACTATTAACCTCACTAAGCTATCCCCTGATCAGGTTAAGGGTCCAAGAGTTGTTAACATTGCAGCTGAAGAGGGCCAAACTGCAAAAATCAGCTCTTCTGAATCCAAAGAACTGTGA
- the LOC104738351 gene encoding uncharacterized protein LOC104738351: MVDNWDTEEQQQRSSTYSKCRLSDRNGLGPHIHLSGPKSYREIQDDLEEELGREVSMGEVFFKTHTKPDGSYVDGKAEKIHQAYQQKLQEKMAELEADSSLSDGTSHRRELTTDECTAIFLECTEKDSRGTPYGLGSLKANLGKGKQQSQTEAFLTLQEQLKEAQRQIEIQATLNAEAAAQEKETAREKETSLLVAEQKNEIKELSLMAKFTRDTNPAYLEFIASQSAEEDNQHSPTT, translated from the exons ATGGTTGATAATTGGGAtactgaagaacaacaacaaaggagTTCAACCTATTCCAAATGTCGtttgtctgaccgtaatggtctaGGTCCTCACATCCACTTATCAGGACCCAAGTCATATAGAGAAATCCAAGATGATCTG GAAGAAGAGTTGGGAAGAGAGGTCAGTATGGGTgaagtttttttcaaaacacatacaaagccGGATGGTTCTTATGTGGATGGCAAGGCAGAGAAAATTCATCAAGCTTATCAGCAGAAGTTGCAGGAGAAGATGGCTGAGCTTGAGGCAGATTCAAGCCTTTCAGATGGTACTTCACACCGTCGAGAGCTCACCACCGATGAATGTACTGCCATCTTCCTTGAG tgcactgagaaggattcacgagGAACTCCTTATGGTCTTGGAAGCCTCAAAGCTAATCTTGGCAAGGGCAAGCAACAATCACAAACCGAAGCCTTTCTTACATTGCAAGAGCAACTCAAGGAAGCCCAACGACAAATTGAAATTCAGGCGACTCTCAATGCTGAAGCTGCTGCTCAAGAAAAAGAGACTGCTCGAGAAAAAGAGACTTCTCTCCTTGTGGCTGAGCAAAAGAATGAGATCAAAGAGTTGTCGTTGATGGCAAAGTTTACGCGCGACACTAATCCAGCCTACCTGGAGTTTATAGCCTCTCAATCAGCTGAGGAGGACAATCAACATTCACCAACAACATGA